The following are encoded together in the Fibrobacterota bacterium genome:
- a CDS encoding cellulase family glycosylhydrolase produces the protein MQAHRSTDPIRLRKSICALSVISVAFFLGLAPSVQAMPFSDRVTLPSGEKIFVAGFNLAWINFAGDVGDAPLNATAFQAAMKAVADSGGNTMRVWLSTNGSKDPVFGADGLVSGLGSKTIANVQQMLAIAKTNKMMIVPTLLTHNFLQSGQSGVNLDNNKKLLATDAGLKAYIDNAVVPLVTAIGKDPNLLCWEVANEPEGMVESIGWTSQRIAKADVQKFTNRIAGAIHRAIPGVLVSTGTVQASYLGWYTDDALKAAGGDADGVLDFYMVHYYGWNGTGNSPFHKGAAAWGVDKPLVVGEFASSSWSPSTASTSKMQDAESVDTLLENLYKNGYAGGMFWQYQPDAGDTWLKGFATASPSLAKFARAHVADVKFDGVSDGKLSVVASATAGGKVAATPVGRVDTGATVTITATADAGYEFAGWGGDTVAAATVNPIKVKAMKDRAILANFRPAAGANMLKNGDFTSDANWTFNVHTDSGASGTISYAAGQADITIPAAGRQNWFVQLMQGGFPLQAGATYVVSFDAWANSPRDLQVGLTTSDWVWQSGNNVSVTAAKANYQVELTALTTVTAGATGMIQFNVGDVASTLHIDNVILVAKGSSPIRFVAPALSEPDVRLSLAGGTSFWSTRVPLASAVDLVIFDLGGREVGRYRLDVGQSRGRIPARLAPGSYRARIEAMPGKD, from the coding sequence ATGCAGGCCCATAGATCCACCGATCCGATCCGGTTGCGTAAAAGCATTTGCGCCCTGTCCGTGATCTCCGTAGCGTTTTTTCTTGGACTCGCCCCCTCGGTCCAGGCCATGCCGTTTTCGGACCGCGTCACCCTGCCGTCCGGCGAGAAGATTTTCGTAGCGGGATTCAACCTCGCATGGATCAATTTCGCCGGGGACGTGGGGGATGCGCCTCTGAACGCCACGGCCTTCCAGGCCGCCATGAAAGCGGTGGCCGATTCCGGGGGCAATACCATGCGGGTATGGCTTTCGACCAACGGATCGAAGGATCCGGTGTTCGGGGCCGATGGCTTGGTGAGCGGTCTGGGTTCCAAAACCATCGCCAACGTCCAGCAGATGCTCGCCATCGCCAAGACGAACAAGATGATGATCGTACCTACCTTGCTGACCCACAATTTCCTGCAAAGCGGCCAGTCGGGAGTCAACCTCGACAACAACAAGAAATTGCTGGCCACGGATGCCGGCTTGAAGGCTTACATCGATAATGCCGTGGTACCCCTGGTTACGGCCATCGGCAAGGATCCCAATCTGCTTTGCTGGGAAGTGGCCAACGAGCCCGAGGGCATGGTGGAAAGCATAGGCTGGACCAGCCAGCGCATCGCCAAGGCCGACGTCCAGAAATTCACCAACCGCATCGCCGGGGCCATCCACCGCGCCATTCCGGGCGTGCTCGTTTCCACCGGGACGGTCCAGGCTTCCTATCTGGGATGGTATACGGATGATGCCCTCAAGGCCGCGGGCGGCGATGCCGACGGCGTCCTCGACTTCTATATGGTCCATTACTACGGCTGGAACGGCACGGGCAACAGCCCTTTCCACAAGGGCGCGGCCGCCTGGGGCGTCGATAAGCCATTGGTGGTGGGGGAGTTCGCCTCTTCCAGCTGGAGCCCGAGTACGGCATCCACAAGTAAAATGCAGGATGCCGAATCGGTCGATACCTTGCTGGAAAACCTTTACAAGAACGGCTATGCGGGAGGCATGTTCTGGCAATACCAGCCCGATGCCGGCGATACCTGGCTGAAAGGTTTCGCGACCGCTTCGCCTTCCTTGGCCAAGTTCGCCCGTGCCCACGTCGCCGACGTCAAATTCGACGGCGTTTCGGATGGCAAGCTTTCCGTGGTGGCCTCGGCCACGGCGGGCGGCAAGGTGGCGGCGACGCCGGTGGGACGCGTGGATACCGGCGCCACGGTTACGATCACCGCCACGGCCGACGCCGGCTATGAATTCGCAGGCTGGGGCGGGGACACGGTCGCGGCGGCGACGGTGAACCCGATCAAGGTGAAGGCCATGAAAGATCGCGCCATCCTCGCCAACTTCCGCCCCGCGGCGGGAGCCAACATGCTTAAGAACGGCGATTTCACATCGGACGCGAATTGGACATTCAACGTACATACCGATAGCGGCGCTTCCGGAACCATCTCCTACGCCGCGGGCCAGGCTGATATCACCATCCCGGCCGCCGGTAGGCAGAACTGGTTCGTCCAATTGATGCAGGGCGGCTTCCCATTGCAAGCCGGCGCAACCTACGTGGTTTCCTTCGACGCCTGGGCCAATTCGCCCCGCGACCTCCAGGTGGGCCTGACCACAAGCGATTGGGTTTGGCAGAGCGGGAATAACGTCAGCGTGACCGCGGCCAAGGCCAATTACCAGGTGGAGCTGACCGCCCTGACGACCGTAACCGCGGGGGCCACGGGCATGATCCAATTCAACGTCGGGGACGTGGCGTCAACCTTGCATATAGATAACGTGATCCTTGTCGCGAAAGGTTCTTCCCCGATCCGCTTCGTCGCTCCCGCCCTTTCCGAACCTGACGTGCGCCTGTCCTTGGCGGGCGGCACGTCGTTCTGGTCGACCAGGGTCCCGCTCGCGTCGGCGGTCGATCTGGTTATCTTCGACCTCGGTGGCCGGGAAGTCGGCCGTTATCGGCTGGACGTGGGGCAATCCCGAGGACGGATACCCGCGCGTCTTGCTCCCGGATCCTACCGGGCCCGCATCGAAGCGATGCCTGGCAAGGATTGA
- a CDS encoding DUF2231 domain-containing protein, with translation MNSPIAYKNGSLRAFGHPMHVLLVHFPLGLWPLVFPLEVAGCFGWTLAWRLAFWINAFGVLAALPTAATGLIDLVGLKRGPAAERTANLHMLAMLSAAALFGGELCFHSPGAAIPLPRAFVNLGLTLLGSAVLSWGGWLGGELILRHGAGRSDEGPSGREETEIRG, from the coding sequence ATGAACTCGCCAATCGCATATAAGAACGGATCCTTACGAGCCTTCGGCCATCCCATGCACGTCCTGCTCGTGCATTTCCCCTTGGGATTGTGGCCGCTCGTCTTCCCGCTGGAAGTGGCGGGATGCTTCGGCTGGACCCTGGCATGGCGCCTGGCCTTCTGGATCAACGCCTTCGGGGTCCTGGCCGCTTTGCCTACGGCGGCCACGGGCCTGATCGATCTGGTGGGGCTGAAGCGGGGTCCCGCGGCGGAACGGACGGCGAATTTGCATATGCTGGCCATGCTCAGCGCCGCGGCGCTGTTCGGCGGCGAGCTTTGTTTCCATTCTCCCGGCGCGGCGATTCCCCTCCCCAGGGCATTTGTTAATTTGGGATTGACCCTGCTTGGAAGCGCCGTTCTCTCCTGGGGAGGATGGTTGGGGGGCGAGCTGATCCTCCGCCATGGGGCGGGGCGCAGCGACGAAGGGCCGAGTGGACGCGAAGAAACCGAAATTCGAGGATGA